The genome window TTCAGTCCACTGTCAATAATTACAGCCATAAGTGTTGGAATAAGCATTTCAAAAATAACTTCTATTCCAATAAATATTGGCGAAATTAACGCACTTCTTTTATACTCTCCAAGACGGGAAAATATTTTTTTTAACATATAAATAAACACCTCTTCCTTTCTTTATTTTTTCGTTTTTATTTAATACTTATACAAATTTAAAAGCACGAAACTTATTAAAGAAAATAAAAAAATCAATTTCATTAATAAATTTCAGTGCTTTCTATTTGTTATTAAAATCAAATAATTATGCTTAAATATCTAAATGTTCTATAAAATATCTTATCTGCAATTTCCACCAATACCAGTCATGAGCCACATCGTGTCCCCAGAAATCCGTCCATGCTGGAACTTGCTTTTCATAAAGAATATGAGCCAGTTCTCTGTTACTTGGCAGTAATTCTTCTTCCCATGCTCCCTGTCCAATACATATAATAATATTTCTCTTTCTATATATATCTAAATAAGGATGATTCCATGGCATATTTTTCAGAAAGTCAACAACAGAGTTATTATAAACCAAATCATCTTTATAATCTCCAAAAAACATTGAAGCATCAAACATTCCACTTAGTGAAATTAACGTTTCAAATAATTCAGGCCTACGGAAAAATAAAATTCCTGCATGTGCTCCTCCCATGCTGCATCCTGTAACAATAATATCACTTCTCCAAGAGATATCCTGTATTCTAGGAACAAATTCATTTGCAATAAAATTATACCATTTTTCCTGCATTTCTATTCTGTATCTTGGATTTCCATTAAAATCTGACCAGCTTTCCTTGTCAATACTTCCTACACAGAATAATTGCAACCTTCCTTGTTCAATATAGTCTGACAGCACATCTACCATCCCAAATTCTTCATACTGGTTACAATCTCCATCTTGTGAAGGAAATACCAGCACCGGCTTCCCAGCGTGTCCATATCTCTTGTATTCCACTTCCCGACCAAGATGATAGCTATATTCTTTTTTATATTCTATTTGCATTCTTTCTCCTTGTGATTTTATTTATTTTTATTCTTCTATTTTTTTGTGTACGAAATCTATAAATTCTTCCATTTCCTCTTTTGTTTTAAATTTTGCTGTGTACATATAGTTTCCCATTGCTCCTGAAAAAATATCTGGCATTCTTTCATCCATCACAATCGCATTTCCATATTTCTGCTTAATTTCATCGTGAGAATGAATATAATTTCTATTATCACGGCGACTTGCATAAACACAATAATTTTTTTCTATATCTTCATTTAATTTAGCCTTCTCGATTTTATCAAATGCAATCATATCAGCCCAGATTTGATAAACATCAGTATTGTTGGCGTAATTGTACATATCAGGTGTGTATCCTCCTGCAGGACGCATATTTGCTTCTAGTCCTACATAATCTCCTTTTTTACCGAGTCCTTTTTTATCTTTATTTAGTTTAAAAAATTCCAGATGCACAAACCTGCTTTTTACTCCAAAGCCTTTCACAGCTCGTCTTCCTGCATCTAGTAATTTTTCAGGCATTTCCTTTTCTACATAATAAAATACATCTAGTTTTTCATTTACAATATCCATAACAGCAGGCTCAACAATTCCTGTTTCAAAAATAGGATTTCCATTGGAATCAATAACTGCGTCATAAGATACTAAATCTCCGTCAACATATTCTTCCATAATATATTTTACATTTTCATTACGAGTTTCAAAAAATTCCTTCAATTCTTTTTCATTGTTAATTTTACGAGTATCGCTCGCACCGACACCATTATCAGGCTTAACAACTACTGGATATCCTACTTTATCAATAAATTTCTTTGCTTTTTCATACGTTGTAACCAATGAAAAATCTGCAGCTGGTATTTCTCCTTTTTTATATGCCTTCTTCATCTTAGATTTTTCTTTTATATTTTCAATTTTATCAGCTTTTATTCCAGTTCTAATATTAAAATCTGAACGAAGCCTTGCATCCTGTACAAGCCAGTATTCATTATTAGACTCAAGCCAATCTATTTTCCCATATTTATATGTAAAAAAAGCAACCGCTTTTAAAACTTCGTCATAATTTTCAAGGCTAGAAACTTTATAATACTCTGTCAAGTTATCTTTTAGTTTTTGATCCAATTGATCGTATTCTATATCTGCAATTCCTAATACATTTACTCCATTTTGTTTTAATCTATCGCAAAATTCACAGTTAGTTTTTGGAAATTGTGGTGAAATGTAAACAAAATTCATAATACTCATCTCCTTCGACTGTTAAAATAATTTAATTTCATAAACTTCTGTAATCCGCTTTTTTAGTGATTTGTATTATTATAACATAATTTTTGAAAAAATGTAAATACTAATCTTTTGTATTTTTTCTCATACTTAAAATAACAAATTTGCTTTTTGAATTATAAATAATAAAAAACTACACCTTTTATTTTGTTTTAGGTGCAGTTAACTTTTTATTTATTATTTTCCTTTATTATATTCTTCTAATGCTTTTTTTAACACTTTCATTCCATTTTCAATTTCAATCAGGTTATGTGTACAGAAAGAAAATCTCGCTTCCTTCGTACCTTTTCCTAGCGTTGTATAAAATCCAG of Leptotrichia hongkongensis contains these proteins:
- a CDS encoding esterase family protein, which encodes MQIEYKKEYSYHLGREVEYKRYGHAGKPVLVFPSQDGDCNQYEEFGMVDVLSDYIEQGRLQLFCVGSIDKESWSDFNGNPRYRIEMQEKWYNFIANEFVPRIQDISWRSDIIVTGCSMGGAHAGILFFRRPELFETLISLSGMFDASMFFGDYKDDLVYNNSVVDFLKNMPWNHPYLDIYRKRNIIICIGQGAWEEELLPSNRELAHILYEKQVPAWTDFWGHDVAHDWYWWKLQIRYFIEHLDI
- a CDS encoding ATP-grasp domain-containing protein → MNFVYISPQFPKTNCEFCDRLKQNGVNVLGIADIEYDQLDQKLKDNLTEYYKVSSLENYDEVLKAVAFFTYKYGKIDWLESNNEYWLVQDARLRSDFNIRTGIKADKIENIKEKSKMKKAYKKGEIPAADFSLVTTYEKAKKFIDKVGYPVVVKPDNGVGASDTRKINNEKELKEFFETRNENVKYIMEEYVDGDLVSYDAVIDSNGNPIFETGIVEPAVMDIVNEKLDVFYYVEKEMPEKLLDAGRRAVKGFGVKSRFVHLEFFKLNKDKKGLGKKGDYVGLEANMRPAGGYTPDMYNYANNTDVYQIWADMIAFDKIEKAKLNEDIEKNYCVYASRRDNRNYIHSHDEIKQKYGNAIVMDERMPDIFSGAMGNYMYTAKFKTKEEMEEFIDFVHKKIEE